The Glycine soja cultivar W05 chromosome 8, ASM419377v2, whole genome shotgun sequence genome has a window encoding:
- the LOC114424494 gene encoding uncharacterized protein LOC114424494 yields MGDSKRWTVTYTKHIKQKRKVYQDGFLELHVSTSKVKLYDECEKLLECRLLKNDEIVTSGETLIFNGYLVDIGDPEGGNKPESDLNVDRKLKNYSRFRTPSDGAKNTKMNEKENVGQVRRPLSPSQKVIREFKKRELLKYGSPKISQETPKTSTEEWFVLYTTQVTQKAKKYHDGFLRLVLRGSSGVQVMLFDTSRKLLDSRFLKKDDVIKSGESIAFDSYLIDIGEQQGSCTPDSNVLADKCTNVKAMKMGRQKTSLKTDTHVNVGKGEWQVLYTTRLTKNTKKYHDGFLHIELCGSFGKQVVLYDLSKRPLERRFLRKDEVIREGESVYFDGHLVEVGEHEGSHHSPVKLNERGTGNNVVERRQLGHGQNGFHNVCPSFAKGKPPSELCPGQDSGLNSLITELEEIKSNRITPPIKPLRDANQILSILQNPNLKPQKSYVTGDRSPNGSHQNIGDRESAATAKSLDIKSSGACSGGSFQFTENVNMSHQSHSQKDAPTNTSETDCDCQPSLTLFGEEFSCESETFGSFDLGF; encoded by the exons ATGGGGGACTCCAAACGATGGACGGTGACCTACACAAAACACATCAAGCAGAAACGCAAGGTGTATCAGGATGGATTCCTAGAGCTCCACGTTTCCACCAGCAAG GTTAAGCTGTATGATGAGTGCGAGAAATTGTTGGAGTGTCGGCTCTTGAAGAACGACGAAATTGTTACCTCTGGTGAAACGTTGATTTTCAATGGTTACCTTGTTGACATTGGCGATCCCGAGGGAGGCAACAAGCCTGAATCTGATTTGAATGTTGATAGGAAACTCAAGAATTATTCGAGATTCAGGACTCCTTCTG ATGGTGCGAAAAATACCAAAATGAATGAGAAGGAGAATGTTGGACAAGTGCGAAGACCTCTTAGTCCATCACAAAAAGTTATCAGAG AATTTAAGAAGAGAGAACTGCTTAAGTATGGATCACCAAAGATCAGTCAGGAAACACCAAAAACTAGTACTGAAG AATGGTTTGTTCTATACACCACACAAGTGACTCAAAAGGCAAAGAAGTACCATGATGGTTTTTTACGTCTGGTTCTTCGTGGATCCAGCGGGGTGCAG GTTATGCTGTTTGACACAAGCAGGAAACTCTTAGATAGTAGATTCCTTAAGAAAGATGATGTAATAAAATCTGGTGAATCAATTGCATTTGATTCATATTTGATTGACATTGGTGAGCAGCAAGGAAGTTGTACACCGGATTCCAATGTTCTAGCAGACAAGTGTACTAATGTTAAGGCAATGAAGATGGGCAGACAGAAAACTTCTCTCAAAACTGATACCCATGTAAATGTTGGAAAAGGTG AATGGCAGGTCCTATATACTACACGATTAACTAAAAACACCAAGAAATATCATGATGGCTTTTTACACATTGAACTTTGTGGATCTTTTGGGAAGCAG GTTGTTTTGTATGATTTGAGCAAAAGACCTTTAGAACGCAGGTTCCTAAGGAAAGATGAAGTTATAAGGGAAGGTGAATCAGTATATTTTGATGGACATTTAGTAGAAGTAGGAGAACATGAAGGAAGTCATCACTCTCCAGTGAAGTTAAATGAACGAGGGACTGGTAATAATGTTGTTGAAAGGAGACAACTAGGACATGGACAAAATGGCTTCCACAACGTCTGTCCATCTTTTGCTAAAG GAAAACCGCCAAGTGAGCTTTGTCCGGGGCAAGATTCAGGATTGAACTCTCTGATTACCGAGCTAGAAGAGATAAAATCAAACAGGATAACCCCACCAATCAAGCCTTTACGCGATG CCAATCAAATATTGTCCATTTTACAGAATCCTAATCTGAAGCCTCAGAAGAGTTATGTAACAG GAGACCGATCGCCCAATGGGTCTCACCAAAATATTGGGGATAGGGAATCAGCTGCGACTGCGAAATCCCTTGATATTAAGTCTTCCGGAG CATGTAGTGGTGGTAGTTTCCAATTCACCGAGAATGTCAACATGTCCCACCAG TCCCACTCTCAGAAGGATGCCCCGACAAATACGAGTGAGACAGATTGTGATTGTCAACCCAGCCTTACTTTATTTGGTGAGGAGTTCTCGTGTGAAAGCGAAACATTTGGAAGCTTTGACCTTGGATTTTAA
- the LOC114421089 gene encoding 30S ribosomal protein S6 alpha, chloroplastic-like, whose translation MASSSLTSVPLSSSSLNIPLSSSKPSSSFLSSPIPAFSRTPKTLFAESKSHFYPKRNDHGFSIRAQTLDFSDSFFEGGFGSEDDPSSPGGPGFTGVEEKEEPQCPPGLRQYETMMVLRPDMSEDERLALTQKYEEVLVAGGGMYVEVFNRGVIPLAYSIKKKNKAGETNTYLDGIYLLFTYFTKPESITPLEETMLTDDNVIRSMSSKIRKRKY comes from the exons ATGGCTTCGTCTTCCCTCACTTCAGTTCCTCTCTCCTCTTCTTCCCTCAATATTCCACTTTCTTCCTCCAAACCTTCCTCTAGCTTTTTATCTTCTCCAATTCCCGCATTCTCTCGCACTCCCAAAACCCTGTTTGCCGAATCAAAATCCCACTTTTACCCAAAGAGAAACGATCATGGGTTTTCCATCAGAGCCCAAACCCTAGACTTCTCGGATTCATTCTTCGAAGGGGGTTTCGGCTCCGAAGATGACCCCTCTTCCCCCGGTGGACCCGGCTTCACGGGCGTGGAGGAAAAGGAGGAACCCCAATGCCCACCGGGTCTCAGACAGTACGAGACTATGATGGTTTTGAGGCCCGACATGTCCGAGGATGAACGACTTGCACTCACCCAGAAGTACGAGGAG GTGCTTGTTGCTGGAGGTGGCATGTATGTGGAGGTTTTTAACAGAGGAGTTATTCCACTAGCGTATAGCatcaagaagaaaaacaaagcaGGGGAGACCAACACTTATTTGGATGGCATCTACCTCCTGTTCACCTACTTCACCAAGCCTGAATCAATTACCCCTCTTGAGGAGACAATGTTAACGGATGATAATGTTATCCGATCAATGAGTTCCAAAATTAGGAAGAGGAAATATTAG